The proteins below are encoded in one region of Oncorhynchus tshawytscha isolate Ot180627B linkage group LG04, Otsh_v2.0, whole genome shotgun sequence:
- the hdr gene encoding hematopoietic death receptor isoform X1, producing the protein MFDKSMSNIGLHYMVVLLIWALNPMVAAQSGLKLTQTGGSVRNLTQRDISCRENLEYPHDNICCLNCLAGTYVKAYCTRALERGTCEACEFDTYTEHGNGLRQCLKCTTCHSDQVTTKACTITQDRECRCKPGSFCAPDQACEVCKKCLRCEESEVRLKNCTATSNTVCQTRLPAPSTIPGTRPAGVGVIVVGVLGITAAIAAVYLKRRNCCKRRESQNNPSETLKIEVDDQNNRSIEERQNNRSAVQDDTRHRLFLELTQEVGTNASSADEDNGLGDSLHNTTNSSQSSLSALPSSSPLSSPSAKRQPGAVATEDVLLRKLAPLNGDESLKKSFELFEELDVYYHNRFFRHIGLRDNAIKSTAHLHPEERVYELLNVWLEMVGMQANINDLIKALLYLDQKLSAEKIISKAIENSYYEYAVN; encoded by the exons ATGTTTGATAAAAGTATGAGCAACATAGGCCTACATTACATG GTTGTCCTCCTAATCTGGGCCCTCAACCCCATGGTGGCAGCTCAGTCTGGCCTTAAGTTGACACAGACAGGAGGCAGCGTCAGAAACTTGACACAGCGGGACATCTCATGCCGGGAAAACCTGGAGTACCCACATGACAATATCTGCTGTTTAAACTGCCTAGCTG GTACGTATGTCAAAGCGTACTGCACACGTGCCTTGGAGAGAGGAACGTGTGAGGCCTGTGAGTTTGACACATACACTGAACATGGCAACGGACTACGACAGTGCTTAAAGTGCACCACGTGTCACTCAG ATCAGGTGACTACGAAGGCATGCACCATCACTCAGGACAGAGAGTGCCGGTGTAAACCTGGGTCATTCTGTGCTCCTGACCAAGCCTGTGAGGTGTGCAAAAAGTGCTTAAG ATGTGAAGAGAGTGAGGTGAGGCTGAAGAACTGCACTGCTACGTCCAACACTGTCTGTCAGACCAGACTGCCCGCACCCAGCACCATCCCAGGTACAAGACCAG CAGGTGTTGGTGTGATTGTGGTGGGAGTACTGGGTATCACTGCTGCAATTGCTGCTGTCTATTTGAAGAGGCGAAATTGCTGTAAAAGGAGAG AGTCCCAGAATAATCCCAGTGAGACGCTGAAGATTGAGGTG GATGATCAAAACAACAGGTCAATTGAGGAGAGGCAGAACAACCGGAGTGCTGTGCAGGATGACACACGGCACCGTCTTTTCCTGGAGCTGACCCAGGAGGTGGGCACCAACGCCTCCTCAGCCGATGAGGACAATGGACTGGGCGACAGCCTCCACAACACCACCAACTCCTCCCAGTCCAGTTTGTCTGCACTACCCTCATCCTCCCCGCTTTCCAGCCCTTCGGCCAAGAGGCAGCCAGGCGCTGTGGCTACG GAAGATGTCCTTCTCAGAAAACTTGCTCCTTTGAATG gtGACGAGTCCTTGAAGAAAAGTTTTGAACTTTTTGAAGAGCTGGATGTTTACTACCATAACAGATTCTTCAGGCACATCGGACTCCGTGACAACGCTATAAAAAGCACTGCACACCTTCATCCTGAAGAACGAGTCTATGAACTGTTAAACGTATGGTTGGAAATGGTGGGCATGCAAGCCAACATAAATGACCTAATCAAAGCGTTACTTTATTTGGACCAAAAGTTATCAGCAGAAAAGATTATTTCTAAAGCCATTGAAAATAGTTATTATGAATATGCAGTAAATTAA
- the hdr gene encoding hematopoietic death receptor isoform X2: MFDKSMSNIGLHYMVVLLIWALNPMVAAQSGLKLTQTGGSVRNLTQRDISCRENLEYPHDNICCLNCLAGTYVKAYCTRALERGTCEACEFDTYTEHGNGLRQCLKCTTCHSDQVTTKACTITQDRECRCKPGSFCAPDQACEVCKKCLRCEESEVRLKNCTATSNTVCQTRLPAPSTIPAGVGVIVVGVLGITAAIAAVYLKRRNCCKRRESQNNPSETLKIEVDDQNNRSIEERQNNRSAVQDDTRHRLFLELTQEVGTNASSADEDNGLGDSLHNTTNSSQSSLSALPSSSPLSSPSAKRQPGAVATEDVLLRKLAPLNGDESLKKSFELFEELDVYYHNRFFRHIGLRDNAIKSTAHLHPEERVYELLNVWLEMVGMQANINDLIKALLYLDQKLSAEKIISKAIENSYYEYAVN; this comes from the exons ATGTTTGATAAAAGTATGAGCAACATAGGCCTACATTACATG GTTGTCCTCCTAATCTGGGCCCTCAACCCCATGGTGGCAGCTCAGTCTGGCCTTAAGTTGACACAGACAGGAGGCAGCGTCAGAAACTTGACACAGCGGGACATCTCATGCCGGGAAAACCTGGAGTACCCACATGACAATATCTGCTGTTTAAACTGCCTAGCTG GTACGTATGTCAAAGCGTACTGCACACGTGCCTTGGAGAGAGGAACGTGTGAGGCCTGTGAGTTTGACACATACACTGAACATGGCAACGGACTACGACAGTGCTTAAAGTGCACCACGTGTCACTCAG ATCAGGTGACTACGAAGGCATGCACCATCACTCAGGACAGAGAGTGCCGGTGTAAACCTGGGTCATTCTGTGCTCCTGACCAAGCCTGTGAGGTGTGCAAAAAGTGCTTAAG ATGTGAAGAGAGTGAGGTGAGGCTGAAGAACTGCACTGCTACGTCCAACACTGTCTGTCAGACCAGACTGCCCGCACCCAGCACCATCCCAG CAGGTGTTGGTGTGATTGTGGTGGGAGTACTGGGTATCACTGCTGCAATTGCTGCTGTCTATTTGAAGAGGCGAAATTGCTGTAAAAGGAGAG AGTCCCAGAATAATCCCAGTGAGACGCTGAAGATTGAGGTG GATGATCAAAACAACAGGTCAATTGAGGAGAGGCAGAACAACCGGAGTGCTGTGCAGGATGACACACGGCACCGTCTTTTCCTGGAGCTGACCCAGGAGGTGGGCACCAACGCCTCCTCAGCCGATGAGGACAATGGACTGGGCGACAGCCTCCACAACACCACCAACTCCTCCCAGTCCAGTTTGTCTGCACTACCCTCATCCTCCCCGCTTTCCAGCCCTTCGGCCAAGAGGCAGCCAGGCGCTGTGGCTACG GAAGATGTCCTTCTCAGAAAACTTGCTCCTTTGAATG gtGACGAGTCCTTGAAGAAAAGTTTTGAACTTTTTGAAGAGCTGGATGTTTACTACCATAACAGATTCTTCAGGCACATCGGACTCCGTGACAACGCTATAAAAAGCACTGCACACCTTCATCCTGAAGAACGAGTCTATGAACTGTTAAACGTATGGTTGGAAATGGTGGGCATGCAAGCCAACATAAATGACCTAATCAAAGCGTTACTTTATTTGGACCAAAAGTTATCAGCAGAAAAGATTATTTCTAAAGCCATTGAAAATAGTTATTATGAATATGCAGTAAATTAA